One Setaria italica strain Yugu1 chromosome II, Setaria_italica_v2.0, whole genome shotgun sequence DNA segment encodes these proteins:
- the LOC106804135 gene encoding uncharacterized protein LOC106804135: protein MVGPLKKDPGGHTHLLVVVDKFTKWIEAQPITNILSQEAVKFFLDIIYRFGAPNCIIMNNETNFTRKKFLDFYDGYGIRVNWALIGHPRMNGQIERANRMVPQGLKPRIFDQLKKHAGLWVVELLAILWSLRMTLN from the coding sequence ATGGTCGGGCCCCTCAAAAAGGACCCAGGCGGTCACACCCACCTACTTGTGGTGGTGGACAAGTTcacaaagtggatcgaggcacaGCCCATCACGAACATTCTCTCGCAAGAGGCTGTCAAGTTCTTTCTTGACATCATCTACCGGTTCGGCGCCCCTAACTGCATCATCATGAACAACGAAACAAATTTCACCAGAAAGAAGTTCCTAGATTTCTATGATGGGTACGGCATTAGGGTCAACTGGGCTTTGATCGGACACCCACGAATGAATGGCCAGATCGAGCGAGCTAACCGCATGGTCCCGCAAGGGCTCAAGCCACGCATTTTTGACCAGCTCAAGAAACATGCTGGACTGTGGGTCGTAGAGCTGCTGGCAATCCTCTGGAGCCTGAGAATGACCCTGAACTGA